In [Clostridium] cellulosi, one genomic interval encodes:
- a CDS encoding ybaK/ebsC protein (High confidence in function and specificity), whose product MTKTNAMRMLDKAKIPYETFEYEFNDDELIGLHAAAQIKTLTPAQCFKTLVTRGEKKGILVFCVPVTAELDLKAAAANAGDKRVEMIHVKELFGITGYIRGGCSPIGMKKKYPTFIDSTAQNFEKIAISGGKRGLQIILNPKDLIEFVGAIPCSITKQYDLR is encoded by the coding sequence ATGACAAAGACAAATGCAATGAGAATGTTAGATAAGGCCAAGATTCCTTACGAAACATTTGAATATGAGTTCAACGACGACGAATTGATAGGACTTCACGCCGCTGCACAGATAAAAACGCTCACACCAGCACAGTGTTTTAAGACACTTGTTACACGAGGTGAGAAAAAGGGCATACTTGTCTTTTGCGTTCCCGTAACTGCTGAACTTGACCTCAAAGCAGCTGCGGCAAACGCAGGGGACAAGAGAGTTGAAATGATACATGTCAAAGAATTATTTGGCATAACAGGTTATATTCGCGGCGGCTGTTCGCCAATAGGTATGAAAAAGAAATATCCCACCTTTATTGATTCAACTGCTCAAAATTTCGAGAAAATAGCAATAAGCGGCGGCAAGCGTGGATTGCAGATAATATTAAATCCAAAAGATTTAATAGAATTTGTAGGCGCAATACCTTGCAGCATTACTAAGCAATACGATTTAAGATAA
- the uvrA gene encoding UvrABC system protein A (High confidence in function and specificity), producing MTPNSIKIKGAREHNLKNIDVEIPRNKLVVFTGLSGSGKSSLAFDTIYAEGQRRYVESLSSYARQFLGQMDKPDVDSIEGLSPAISIDQKTTSKNPRSTVGTVTEIYDYLRLLYARIGIPHCPICGREIKQQTIDQIVDKVMELETGTKIQVLAPVVRARKGEHVKEFESARKSGFVRVRVDGIIYDLSEEIKLEKNKKHNIEIVVDRLVIKPEIQGRLTDSIETASGLSGGLVIIDVVGGDEILFSQNYACPEHGVSIEELEPRIFSFNNPYGACPKCSGLGVFMRIDPDLIIPDKNLSIREGAIKGSGWNMGESFSIAQMYYEGLAKHYGFSLDTPVKDLPKKVIDVILYGTNGEEIKIERKSDFGSGTYYTAFEGVIGNLERRYKETSSDWMREEIESYMSAEKCPECGGARLKKEVLAVTVGGMNINDFCHLSVTDALKFIEGLKLTKKEELIANRILKEIKSRLGFLKNVGLEYLTLARSASTLSGGESQRIRLATQIGSSLTGVVYILDEPSIGLHQRDNDKLLATLKNLRDIGNTLIVVEHDEDTMYAADWIVDIGPGAGIHGGKVVCAGTAEDIKKCPDSITGQYLSGVKKIEVPKHRRKGNGKSLVIRGARENNLKGIDVTIPLGEFVCVTGVSGSGKSSLVNEILYKSLAVQLNGAKGKAGAHDCIEGVEYLDKVINIDQSPIGRTPRSNPATYTGVFSDIRAIFATTQDARMRGYNAGRFSFNVKGGRCEACQGDGIIKIEMHFLPDIYVPCDVCKGKRYNRETLEVKYKGKNISDILDMTVEEAMEFFESVPKIHRKLKTLCDVGLSYIKVGQPATTLSGGEAQRVKLAAELSKRPTGKTIYILDEPTTGLHAADVHKLIDVLQKLVDAGNTVVVIEHNLDVIKTADYIIDLGPEGGDRGGTVVVCGTPEKVAKCEQSYTGKYLKKYLN from the coding sequence ATGACCCCAAATTCAATTAAAATTAAGGGAGCACGCGAACATAATCTTAAAAATATAGATGTTGAGATACCGCGTAATAAACTCGTTGTTTTTACGGGACTTTCCGGAAGCGGAAAATCCTCACTTGCTTTTGATACAATCTATGCCGAGGGGCAGCGCCGTTATGTAGAATCCCTTTCATCCTACGCTCGGCAGTTTTTAGGTCAAATGGACAAGCCCGATGTTGACTCCATTGAGGGCCTTTCACCCGCTATATCTATCGACCAAAAAACCACGTCAAAAAACCCCCGTTCAACAGTCGGGACAGTAACAGAAATTTATGATTATCTAAGGTTACTGTATGCTCGAATAGGCATACCGCATTGTCCAATCTGTGGTCGCGAGATCAAGCAGCAGACTATTGACCAAATTGTCGATAAGGTAATGGAACTTGAAACAGGCACAAAAATTCAAGTGCTTGCGCCTGTTGTCAGAGCACGAAAGGGAGAGCATGTAAAAGAGTTTGAGTCGGCACGGAAGTCAGGATTTGTACGCGTCCGTGTTGACGGCATTATCTATGATCTTTCCGAGGAAATAAAGCTTGAAAAGAATAAAAAGCACAATATTGAAATAGTTGTGGACAGGCTTGTAATAAAGCCTGAGATCCAAGGTCGCCTTACTGACTCTATTGAAACTGCATCTGGACTTTCCGGTGGATTGGTAATTATAGATGTAGTCGGCGGCGATGAAATCCTGTTTTCACAAAATTATGCATGCCCTGAGCACGGTGTCAGCATTGAAGAACTTGAACCGAGAATATTCTCGTTTAACAATCCGTATGGTGCCTGCCCTAAATGCAGCGGCCTGGGTGTTTTTATGAGGATAGACCCTGATCTTATTATTCCGGACAAGAATCTGTCCATCAGGGAAGGTGCAATTAAGGGCAGCGGCTGGAATATGGGTGAAAGTTTTTCAATTGCGCAAATGTATTACGAAGGGCTTGCAAAGCATTACGGATTTTCGCTCGATACTCCAGTTAAAGATTTGCCTAAAAAAGTTATAGACGTTATTTTATACGGCACGAACGGCGAAGAAATCAAAATCGAGAGAAAAAGTGATTTTGGCAGTGGTACTTATTACACCGCTTTTGAAGGTGTTATTGGCAATCTTGAGAGACGATACAAAGAAACGTCAAGCGATTGGATGCGCGAAGAGATAGAATCTTATATGAGCGCAGAAAAGTGTCCGGAATGCGGAGGAGCCAGACTCAAAAAAGAGGTATTGGCTGTTACAGTCGGCGGAATGAATATTAATGATTTCTGCCATCTTTCGGTTACTGATGCACTCAAATTTATTGAAGGATTAAAACTGACAAAAAAAGAAGAGCTTATAGCCAACCGTATTCTCAAAGAGATAAAATCACGCCTTGGGTTCTTAAAGAATGTTGGGCTTGAGTATCTGACACTTGCACGCTCTGCATCAACACTCTCAGGCGGAGAAAGCCAGCGTATACGTCTTGCCACTCAGATAGGTTCATCACTTACAGGCGTCGTTTATATTCTCGATGAACCCAGTATTGGCCTACATCAGCGTGATAATGATAAGTTACTTGCAACCTTAAAAAATCTGCGCGATATTGGTAACACGCTCATTGTGGTTGAGCATGATGAAGACACAATGTACGCTGCAGACTGGATAGTTGATATAGGGCCGGGAGCGGGTATCCACGGCGGCAAGGTTGTTTGTGCTGGAACTGCTGAGGATATAAAGAAATGCCCTGACTCAATTACCGGCCAGTATTTGAGCGGAGTGAAAAAAATTGAAGTTCCGAAACATCGCAGAAAAGGCAATGGCAAATCGCTGGTTATAAGAGGCGCAAGAGAAAATAACCTTAAAGGAATAGATGTAACAATTCCTCTCGGTGAATTTGTCTGTGTCACAGGAGTTTCAGGGTCTGGCAAGAGTTCGCTCGTTAATGAGATTTTATATAAGAGCCTTGCTGTGCAACTGAACGGAGCAAAAGGAAAGGCCGGTGCTCACGATTGTATTGAAGGCGTCGAATATCTTGATAAAGTCATTAACATCGACCAGTCACCTATAGGAAGAACCCCACGTTCAAACCCTGCGACATATACTGGTGTCTTTTCAGATATTAGAGCAATTTTTGCGACGACACAGGACGCTAGAATGCGTGGATATAATGCGGGAAGGTTCTCATTTAACGTTAAGGGTGGCCGATGTGAAGCATGTCAGGGCGACGGAATTATTAAGATTGAAATGCACTTTCTGCCTGACATATATGTACCATGTGACGTTTGTAAGGGTAAACGCTACAACAGGGAGACGCTTGAAGTAAAATATAAAGGGAAAAACATAAGTGACATCCTGGATATGACGGTTGAAGAAGCAATGGAGTTTTTCGAAAGTGTACCAAAAATACACAGGAAGCTAAAAACTCTGTGCGATGTTGGACTATCATACATTAAAGTCGGTCAGCCCGCTACAACTCTTTCAGGCGGCGAGGCACAAAGAGTAAAACTTGCAGCAGAGCTGTCAAAGAGGCCAACCGGCAAAACAATCTACATTTTGGACGAACCTACAACCGGTCTCCATGCAGCAGATGTGCACAAGCTTATTGACGTATTGCAAAAGTTGGTTGATGCCGGTAACACTGTAGTTGTTATTGAACACAACCTTGACGTAATAAAAACCGCTGACTATATAATTGATTTGGGCCCTGAGGGCGGTGACCGCGGAGGCACAGTTGTTGTATGCGGAACTCCAGAAAAGGTCGCAAAATGCGAACAATCTTATACAGGAAAATATCTTAAGAAGTATCTTAATTAA
- the uvrB gene encoding UvrABC system protein B (High confidence in function and specificity): MDKFKLVSKYSPTGDQPEAIEKLTNGVLKGYKEQTLLGVTGSGKTFTMANIIANVNKPTLVLAHNKTLAAQLCSEFKEFFPENAVEYFVSYYDYYQPEAYIPQTDTYIEKDSSINDEIDKLRHSATSALSERRDVIIVSSVSCIYSLGDPIDYRNLVISLRPGMVRDRDDIIKKLVEIQYERNDINFTRNKFRVRGDVLEVFPAYSGDSAIRIEFFGDEIDRITEINTVTGEVKGVLSHVAIYPASHYIVPRDKMERAIMEIEQEMEERIEWFKRHGKLIEAQRIEQRTKYDIEMMREVGFCSGIENYSRVLSGRKPGSAPFTLLDYFPDDYLLFVDESHVTLPQVRGMYGGDRARKKNLVDYGFRLPSAYDNRPLNFDEFTERINQVIYVSATPGEYERSRSAQIVEQVIRPTGLLDPEVSVRPTNGQIDDLLSEINKRTARKERVLVTTLTKKMAEDLTRYLDGMGVKVRYMHHDIDAIERMEIIRDLRLGEFDVLVGINLLREGLDIPEVSLVAILDADKEGFLRSETSLIQTIGRAARNASGYVIMYADSVTESMERAINETLRRRSIQMKYNEEHGITPKTIVKDVHDIIEITKKEDTPDRKTFKKLSKREREAVIKKLEKEMREASRMLEFEHAAFLRDKIKELKGND; encoded by the coding sequence ATGGATAAATTCAAACTGGTTTCAAAATACAGTCCCACCGGTGATCAGCCGGAAGCAATCGAAAAACTTACTAATGGCGTATTAAAAGGCTACAAAGAACAGACTTTGCTCGGTGTAACAGGTTCTGGCAAGACTTTTACGATGGCAAATATAATCGCAAATGTAAACAAACCTACTCTTGTGCTCGCACACAACAAAACGCTTGCAGCCCAACTGTGTAGCGAGTTTAAAGAATTTTTTCCCGAAAACGCGGTTGAGTATTTCGTGAGCTATTACGATTATTATCAGCCTGAAGCATATATTCCTCAGACAGATACGTATATCGAAAAAGATTCCTCGATTAACGATGAAATAGACAAGCTGCGCCACTCCGCGACCTCCGCGTTGTCGGAGCGGAGAGACGTTATTATTGTGTCCAGTGTTTCATGTATCTACAGCCTCGGTGACCCGATTGATTACCGAAATCTTGTCATTTCATTGCGTCCCGGCATGGTGCGAGACCGCGACGACATCATAAAAAAGCTTGTGGAAATTCAATACGAACGCAATGATATCAATTTCACCCGCAATAAATTCCGGGTTAGGGGAGATGTTCTGGAAGTATTTCCGGCGTATTCTGGTGATTCCGCAATTAGAATAGAATTTTTTGGCGACGAAATCGACAGAATTACCGAAATAAATACCGTGACCGGTGAAGTTAAAGGCGTTTTAAGCCATGTTGCAATCTATCCTGCTTCTCATTATATCGTTCCCCGCGATAAGATGGAAAGGGCGATAATGGAAATCGAGCAGGAGATGGAAGAGCGTATTGAATGGTTTAAAAGGCATGGCAAGCTTATAGAGGCGCAGCGTATCGAGCAAAGGACAAAATACGATATCGAAATGATGCGTGAAGTTGGTTTTTGCAGTGGCATCGAGAACTATTCGAGAGTGCTTTCGGGCCGTAAACCTGGGAGCGCTCCATTTACGCTGCTTGATTATTTCCCCGACGATTATCTTTTGTTTGTGGATGAATCACATGTCACACTGCCGCAGGTAAGAGGCATGTACGGCGGAGATAGGGCCCGAAAAAAGAATCTTGTTGACTACGGATTCCGCCTGCCTTCAGCATATGACAACCGTCCGCTTAACTTTGATGAATTTACGGAACGCATAAATCAGGTCATTTATGTCAGCGCTACGCCCGGCGAATATGAAAGGAGCAGGAGTGCCCAGATTGTCGAGCAGGTTATACGTCCGACCGGACTGCTTGACCCAGAAGTCAGCGTTAGGCCGACCAATGGCCAAATTGATGACCTTCTTTCAGAAATCAATAAACGCACAGCGAGAAAAGAGCGCGTACTGGTTACGACGTTAACTAAAAAGATGGCGGAAGATTTGACACGTTATCTTGATGGCATGGGTGTTAAAGTAAGATATATGCACCATGACATAGATGCAATCGAGCGTATGGAGATTATACGCGATCTTCGCCTTGGTGAATTTGACGTTCTTGTCGGTATTAACCTGCTTCGCGAGGGATTGGATATCCCTGAAGTGTCGCTTGTAGCTATTCTTGACGCTGATAAAGAGGGATTTCTGCGCAGTGAAACATCTCTTATTCAGACAATAGGCAGGGCGGCGAGAAACGCCTCTGGCTATGTCATTATGTACGCTGACAGCGTTACAGAGTCGATGGAACGCGCAATTAACGAAACTTTGAGGCGCCGTTCTATTCAGATGAAATATAATGAAGAACACGGCATAACGCCGAAAACTATCGTTAAAGACGTTCATGATATTATTGAGATTACTAAAAAAGAAGATACGCCTGATAGAAAAACATTTAAGAAGCTGTCAAAACGTGAACGTGAAGCCGTTATAAAGAAGCTCGAAAAAGAAATGCGAGAGGCTTCAAGAATGCTTGAATTCGAACATGCAGCATTTTTGCGCGATAAGATAAAAGAACTTAAGGGCAACGACTGA
- a CDS encoding DNA repair protein RadC (High confidence in function and specificity), whose translation MPDAKENDTQIHKGHRERLKKRFLAEGLDNFEPHAVLEMILFYSVPRRDTNPIAHNLLKYFGGSLINVFDAPIEELMKVDGIGLNTATLIKLFPEVCRRYLMEMQETGSIVKSSKDAAKYFIPLFIGRTNEMIAVMCIDAKGKLLFCNTVIEGSINAVAVGIRRLVEIAVRYAATDMIISHNHPGGVAIPSEQDIILTKKVSDALKTVNIDLLDHIIVSGKDWVSLAATPSVSEIFPQRNGFTIAK comes from the coding sequence ATGCCTGATGCTAAAGAAAATGACACACAAATTCATAAAGGACATAGGGAAAGACTAAAAAAGCGCTTTTTAGCGGAAGGTTTAGATAATTTTGAACCGCACGCAGTGCTGGAAATGATATTGTTTTATTCTGTTCCGAGGCGTGATACAAACCCAATCGCGCACAACCTGCTGAAATATTTCGGAGGCTCTCTTATTAATGTATTTGACGCACCGATCGAGGAACTGATGAAAGTTGATGGAATTGGGCTCAACACTGCGACATTAATAAAACTTTTCCCGGAAGTCTGCCGCCGGTATTTGATGGAAATGCAGGAGACGGGGAGTATCGTTAAATCGTCAAAAGACGCAGCAAAATATTTTATCCCCCTGTTTATAGGCAGAACGAATGAAATGATCGCAGTTATGTGCATTGACGCGAAAGGGAAATTACTTTTCTGCAACACTGTTATAGAAGGGTCAATTAACGCTGTTGCAGTCGGTATAAGGCGTCTTGTAGAAATTGCGGTTCGTTATGCCGCAACCGATATGATAATATCGCATAACCATCCGGGTGGCGTTGCTATCCCTTCTGAACAAGACATAATATTAACAAAAAAGGTTTCGGATGCTTTAAAAACTGTTAATATAGATTTGCTTGACCACATAATAGTATCTGGGAAGGATTGGGTATCTCTTGCGGCTACACCTTCAGTGAGCGAGATTTTCCCGCAAAGGAACGGTTTTACAATTGCTAAATAG
- a CDS encoding hypothetical protein (High confidence in function and specificity) has protein sequence MKELIIDKNDAGQRLDKFVQKAVKTLPQSLLYKYVRMKRIKVNGKRSAISYRLCENDRVQLYINDEFFEQGGENTFLKAPAKIDVIYEDNNIMLVYKKAGLVVHEDETGTTDTLIARIQHYLYDKGEYDPERENSFAPALCNRIDRNTEGIVIAAKNAETLRIMNEKIKSREIKKIYLCIAHGIFEKKSDLLTGYLERDKKEKMVYIHNRRQPGDLEIKTKYRVIGEKDSLSLVEVELITGRTHQIRAHLASIGHPLLGDGKYGSNEINAGYKLKHQALCSYKVKFDFKSDAGILNYLKGKTFEVENISFVNDFYNGTLKK, from the coding sequence ATGAAAGAACTGATAATTGATAAAAATGACGCTGGTCAAAGACTTGATAAATTCGTGCAAAAAGCAGTAAAAACCCTTCCGCAGTCTCTCTTATACAAATATGTCAGGATGAAAAGAATTAAGGTAAACGGAAAGCGCAGCGCAATCTCCTACAGGCTTTGTGAAAATGACCGCGTTCAGCTTTATATAAATGACGAATTCTTTGAACAAGGCGGTGAGAACACATTTTTAAAAGCGCCGGCCAAAATAGATGTAATATATGAGGATAATAATATTATGCTCGTATATAAAAAAGCGGGGCTTGTCGTACATGAGGACGAAACCGGCACTACTGATACGCTGATAGCCCGTATTCAGCATTATCTTTATGACAAGGGCGAATACGACCCTGAGCGGGAAAATTCATTTGCCCCTGCGCTTTGCAACAGGATTGACCGCAATACTGAAGGCATAGTTATTGCCGCCAAAAATGCAGAAACATTGCGTATCATGAATGAAAAGATTAAGTCACGGGAGATAAAAAAGATTTACCTTTGTATTGCTCACGGAATATTTGAAAAAAAATCCGACCTCCTAACTGGCTATCTTGAAAGAGACAAAAAGGAAAAAATGGTTTATATACACAACCGCCGTCAACCGGGAGACCTTGAGATTAAAACAAAATACCGCGTTATTGGTGAAAAGGATTCACTGAGTTTGGTAGAAGTCGAACTTATTACTGGCAGGACACATCAAATACGCGCGCATTTGGCTTCTATTGGCCATCCCCTGCTCGGTGACGGCAAATATGGGTCAAATGAGATAAACGCAGGTTACAAGCTTAAACATCAGGCGCTTTGCTCATACAAAGTTAAGTTTGATTTTAAAAGTGATGCGGGCATTCTCAATTATCTGAAAGGAAAAACCTTTGAAGTCGAAAATATCTCATTTGTAAATGACTTTTATAATGGAACACTGAAAAAATAA
- a CDS encoding hypothetical protein (Family membership), with amino-acid sequence MILIGSLKSDEQIPSVRSLSLELSVNPNTIQKAYNELEISGITYSVPGVGRFVSKDAKQKIGSDYKNNIDKIYEISYWLALSGVEHNLVIDMVNKAYDDALNTNKGKDEHQ; translated from the coding sequence ATGATACTTATAGGTAGCTTGAAAAGTGACGAGCAGATACCATCTGTTCGTTCTTTATCACTTGAACTGTCTGTTAATCCGAATACAATACAAAAAGCCTATAATGAGCTTGAAATCAGCGGTATAACATATTCCGTACCTGGCGTGGGGCGGTTTGTCTCAAAAGACGCAAAGCAGAAAATAGGCTCAGACTATAAAAACAATATTGATAAAATTTACGAAATCTCCTATTGGCTCGCCCTCTCAGGAGTTGAGCACAATTTAGTCATCGATATGGTTAATAAAGCATATGATGATGCCTTAAATACAAACAAGGGAAAGGATGAACATCAATGA
- a CDS encoding hypothetical protein (High confidence in function and specificity) yields the protein MIKAVNLTKKFGNFTALSAINCTIPEGCIYGLVGSNGAGKSTFIRLLAGIYRPDSGTATIDDKSIYENPEVKKRIAYVSDELYFLPQASMNRMAKLYSRTFENFNFERFHYLTNALKLNPNVNVNSFSKGMKRQAATILALSTMPDYILFDETFDGLDPVMRNTVKNIIYSDVCERKSTAVISSHSLRELEDTCDQLALLHKGGIIFESDIENLKTSLFKVQIAFNEDYEKDKFKGIEIINFQKKGSVANLIIRGEREATVEKLKLMKPVLLDVLPLTLEEVFIYEMDALGYAFKDLMI from the coding sequence ATGATAAAGGCTGTTAACTTAACAAAAAAGTTTGGCAATTTCACAGCATTATCAGCAATCAACTGCACAATTCCCGAAGGCTGTATATACGGGCTTGTCGGCTCAAACGGCGCAGGTAAATCAACTTTTATTCGGCTCTTGGCCGGCATATATCGCCCTGACTCAGGAACCGCTACTATTGATGACAAATCAATTTATGAAAACCCCGAGGTAAAAAAGAGGATTGCCTATGTATCCGATGAACTTTATTTTTTGCCGCAGGCCTCTATGAACAGGATGGCCAAACTCTACAGCAGAACATTTGAGAATTTTAATTTTGAAAGGTTTCACTATTTGACCAATGCCCTTAAACTTAACCCAAATGTCAATGTAAATAGCTTCTCAAAGGGTATGAAACGTCAAGCGGCCACAATCCTCGCGCTGAGCACTATGCCCGATTACATTCTTTTTGATGAGACTTTTGACGGACTTGATCCGGTTATGCGCAACACAGTCAAAAATATTATTTATTCTGATGTATGTGAGCGGAAAAGTACAGCCGTGATTTCCTCGCACAGCCTTCGTGAACTTGAGGATACTTGTGATCAGTTGGCTCTTCTCCATAAAGGCGGAATAATCTTTGAAAGCGATATCGAGAACCTGAAAACATCGCTGTTTAAGGTTCAAATTGCTTTTAACGAAGATTATGAAAAGGATAAATTTAAGGGTATCGAGATAATCAATTTTCAAAAGAAAGGTTCAGTAGCAAACCTGATTATACGCGGAGAACGTGAAGCAACTGTAGAAAAGTTAAAGCTTATGAAACCTGTCCTGTTAGACGTACTTCCACTGACCCTTGAAGAAGTCTTTATCTATGAAATGGATGCGCTTGGTTATGCATTCAAGGACCTGATGATATAA
- a CDS encoding putative membrane protein (Hypothetical protein) produces MKKKLIDKNLVIEGLLQLKIAGIILFIISFLGTLIVPIMRFNDILYYKKNGLPTTNLMMPINISEIAPILITFMYLAPFIFTLVLFSFLNKRNSSDFYHSLSCNRITLFNSFVVSIIIWIVATIIICVAAGSIAYTAIGIYVKFSYIMWLIGTLLAGTLLIMSCTLFAMTITGTLFTNIIVFGIIFFLPRFILLMFSKTLQDCVNIYIMNDANIANYKNNIPIMFIFKFLDNINISSNALFSSPSAIIYTLSLAIIYFLIAGFLFNIRKSEIAGTSAPNRILQHCYRCIVALPFALAVPIFLMANNFESRPIYITIFVLLSLFVYYLYELLTTKSFKNALNATPYLLVVVVLSVIFGVLLNISRNNILSFSPSTSEIKYVTFLPGDSFYHGNDYYTVAASNINYSEDNTKNKISDILKNNIETIKKNKNVFQESSVSVKITLKNGKVAKRRLFMTADEYSSLNESMMMNEKYHHVMNSLPSDNIISRVMSDELDDSRSIWNSYKEEFAALPDSVKQKVIMVGQNSYYDGTNNIGSITVMGSLYMKNYMQNYRITKDTPQTAKLYINTVNANNKSAYKNFIDSYGSNDILNFLYIEMINGSGSSEEKAENPETNHIVLYDKPYSDSTLMEIMDILKKSDESQINPSNTLLRISAFCNEHNFSYFLPISPDDAKELKKYCNK; encoded by the coding sequence ATGAAAAAGAAATTAATTGATAAAAATCTCGTAATAGAAGGTTTACTTCAACTTAAAATTGCCGGTATTATATTATTTATAATTTCATTCCTCGGAACTCTTATCGTGCCTATTATGAGATTCAACGATATATTATATTATAAGAAAAACGGACTTCCAACTACAAATTTAATGATGCCCATTAATATTAGCGAAATAGCGCCTATACTAATTACATTTATGTATTTAGCGCCATTTATATTTACGCTTGTCTTGTTTTCATTTCTTAATAAAAGAAATTCTTCTGATTTCTACCATTCATTATCATGCAATCGTATAACATTATTCAACAGTTTTGTAGTTTCAATAATAATCTGGATTGTTGCTACAATAATCATCTGCGTAGCAGCCGGAAGCATCGCTTACACCGCAATAGGCATCTATGTTAAATTCTCGTATATAATGTGGCTAATAGGCACACTGTTGGCAGGTACACTGCTTATAATGTCTTGTACCCTCTTTGCAATGACAATTACAGGAACATTATTTACCAATATCATAGTTTTCGGCATAATCTTTTTCCTTCCTCGTTTTATTTTACTTATGTTCAGTAAAACACTGCAAGACTGCGTAAATATCTATATTATGAATGATGCCAACATAGCAAATTACAAAAACAATATTCCTATTATGTTTATCTTTAAATTCTTGGACAACATTAACATTAGTTCGAATGCCTTGTTCTCTTCTCCATCCGCAATAATCTATACGCTATCATTAGCAATTATTTATTTCCTAATTGCCGGTTTCTTATTCAATATACGTAAATCTGAAATAGCTGGAACCAGTGCTCCAAATAGAATATTACAGCACTGTTATCGTTGTATTGTAGCTCTCCCGTTCGCATTAGCTGTTCCAATTTTTCTCATGGCCAATAACTTTGAATCTCGGCCAATATATATAACTATCTTCGTATTACTTTCACTGTTTGTGTATTATTTATATGAGCTATTGACAACAAAGAGCTTTAAAAATGCACTTAATGCAACACCATATTTATTGGTTGTTGTAGTATTATCAGTCATTTTCGGCGTTTTGCTTAATATCTCACGGAACAACATTCTTAGTTTTTCACCATCAACATCAGAAATAAAATATGTAACTTTTCTGCCCGGAGATTCTTTTTATCATGGAAACGATTATTACACAGTAGCAGCCAGCAATATAAATTATTCGGAAGACAATACAAAGAACAAAATCTCCGATATTCTTAAAAACAATATTGAGACCATCAAGAAAAATAAAAATGTTTTCCAGGAGTCGTCTGTTTCAGTTAAGATTACATTAAAGAACGGCAAGGTAGCTAAACGTAGGCTATTCATGACGGCAGACGAGTATTCATCGCTTAACGAATCAATGATGATGAACGAAAAATATCATCACGTTATGAATAGTCTGCCCTCAGACAATATAATCAGCCGGGTCATGTCTGATGAGCTGGATGATAGCAGAAGTATCTGGAACAGCTATAAAGAGGAATTTGCAGCGTTGCCGGATTCAGTAAAGCAAAAGGTAATTATGGTTGGGCAAAATTCTTATTATGATGGTACCAATAACATCGGTTCAATAACCGTGATGGGTTCTCTATACATGAAAAACTATATGCAGAACTATCGAATAACTAAAGATACACCGCAAACAGCTAAGCTTTACATCAATACCGTTAATGCAAACAATAAATCAGCATATAAGAATTTTATAGACTCCTATGGCAGCAACGATATTCTGAACTTTCTTTATATCGAAATGATTAATGGCAGCGGAAGCAGTGAAGAAAAGGCTGAAAATCCTGAAACTAACCATATTGTCCTGTATGATAAACCTTATTCTGACAGCACCTTAATGGAGATAATGGATATTCTGAAAAAGTCAGATGAAAGTCAAATTAATCCATCCAATACTTTACTCAGAATATCGGCTTTTTGCAATGAGCATAACTTTAGTTACTTCCTCCCAATATCTCCGGATGACGCAAAGGAACTTAAAAAATATTGCAACAAATGA